One window from the genome of Flavobacterium agricola encodes:
- a CDS encoding acyloxyacyl hydrolase: MRFFIFTICFIPLIAFTQVRQHTIEANYFYGSFLPHNKNILHLITGMPEGVQLSYNKKTFGTQAWQTLYNYPDYGVSFQYQNNKNEILGNLYGLYAHMNFYFLKRNLQFRVAQGIAYSTYPFNKNTNYLNVAYGARVMPSTYFSLSYSKPNIFKNVGAQIGVNFVHHSNANTKAPNTSTNTLALAVGLNYTFTNNQPVNYIEYDKPSFSKKIKYNLFFRTGFNESDVPNSGTKPFYVASFYAAKQVSPKSVFQLGADMFWMRYLKELIVYEATVFPELGLDPNKDYKRVGVFLGYEMLIAKLSLDIQAGAYVYNPSKKQGDIYQRIGLRYHISPKFSGGISLKTHLAQAEALEFSLGYQL; the protein is encoded by the coding sequence ATGAGGTTTTTTATTTTTACGATTTGCTTTATTCCACTAATTGCCTTTACGCAGGTAAGACAACATACAATAGAAGCCAATTATTTTTACGGTAGTTTTTTACCACACAATAAAAATATTTTGCATTTAATAACCGGTATGCCAGAAGGCGTACAACTTAGTTATAACAAAAAAACTTTTGGTACCCAAGCTTGGCAGACATTGTATAATTACCCTGACTACGGTGTTTCTTTTCAATATCAAAATAATAAAAATGAGATTTTAGGAAATTTGTATGGGCTTTATGCCCATATGAATTTTTATTTTTTGAAACGCAATTTGCAATTTCGGGTAGCACAAGGTATTGCATATAGCACATATCCTTTTAATAAAAATACCAATTATTTAAATGTTGCATACGGCGCCCGAGTTATGCCGTCAACTTATTTTTCTTTAAGCTATTCTAAACCTAATATTTTTAAAAATGTTGGAGCGCAAATTGGTGTTAATTTTGTGCATCATTCTAACGCCAATACCAAGGCGCCAAATACAAGCACCAATACGTTAGCCTTAGCGGTTGGATTAAATTATACATTTACTAATAATCAGCCAGTAAATTATATAGAATATGATAAACCGAGTTTTAGTAAAAAAATAAAATATAATTTATTTTTTAGAACCGGTTTTAACGAAAGTGATGTTCCTAATAGTGGCACCAAGCCTTTTTACGTTGCAAGTTTTTATGCAGCCAAACAAGTTTCGCCTAAATCTGTTTTTCAGCTTGGTGCTGATATGTTTTGGATGCGTTATTTAAAAGAACTTATTGTTTACGAAGCAACTGTTTTTCCGGAGTTGGGTTTAGATCCGAATAAAGATTACAAGCGCGTTGGGGTATTTTTGGGTTACGAAATGTTAATCGCCAAACTTTCGCTCGATATTCAGGCGGGAGCTTATGTTTACAATCCTTCAAAAAAGCAAGGTGATATATACCAACGTATCGGATTGCGTTATCACATTAGTCCCAAGTTTTCTGGCGGAATCAGTTTAAAAACGCATTTAGCACAAGCCGAAGCGTTAGAATTTTCATTAGGATATCAATTATAA
- a CDS encoding DUF2807 domain-containing protein, whose translation MRKFYILLFGLFFITCSPDKLDDCLGATGAITSQVVQLSDFSKLNVGEGVEVELIEHPVHKIEIQTGHHSQKYVSFQVTDGELFLKNSLTCTLGYVKPAVIKVYTPNLIHIYSNSQFNMYAKQTLFFPNLTIEHGLTMKNASSVFHININTNNLIIQTNNLSSFVLTGQANNLSVSFWGGGSRLEAYNFQANHVRIIQRSTNNMYINALQSIKGTIYGYGNVYLKQAPLTIDVVELYKGKLIVD comes from the coding sequence ATGCGTAAATTTTATATTTTACTTTTTGGCCTTTTTTTTATTACTTGTTCACCCGATAAGTTAGACGACTGTTTGGGTGCAACTGGAGCTATTACCTCGCAAGTTGTTCAATTATCTGATTTTTCAAAATTAAATGTTGGTGAAGGAGTTGAGGTAGAACTTATTGAGCATCCTGTTCATAAAATTGAAATTCAAACCGGTCATCATTCTCAAAAATATGTTTCGTTTCAAGTTACAGATGGTGAGCTTTTCTTAAAAAACAGTTTAACCTGCACTTTAGGTTATGTCAAGCCGGCCGTCATAAAAGTTTATACACCAAATCTTATCCATATATATTCTAATTCTCAGTTTAATATGTATGCCAAACAAACTTTATTTTTCCCAAATTTAACAATCGAACATGGATTAACAATGAAAAATGCTTCAAGTGTTTTTCATATTAATATCAATACAAACAATTTAATTATTCAAACCAATAATTTATCGTCATTTGTTCTTACTGGGCAAGCTAATAATTTATCTGTTTCGTTTTGGGGTGGAGGTTCTAGGTTAGAAGCATATAACTTTCAGGCAAATCATGTTCGTATCATTCAACGTAGTACAAATAATATGTACATAAATGCTTTGCAAAGTATTAAAGGTACCATTTATGGATATGGTAATGTTTACCTCAAACAAGCTCCACTAACTATTGATGTTGTTGAGTTGTATAAAGGCAAATTAATTGTTGACTAA
- a CDS encoding outer membrane beta-barrel family protein: protein MNIKLLLSLFMLNLGVAFAQNNGKVSGKVIDSETSESIPFATLQVLSDGAVLLTDVTDLDGNFTLRNLPLKPLQLTIQFIGYQNLTKPFVLSQNIQDLNLGNVLIQSQDIQLEEVTIVAERSTTEQKIDRKVINVGRDLSTVGATASDIMNNIPSVNVDQDGKLSLRGNSNVRVLVDGRPSNMDVAMLLKQIPSTAIKSIEIITNPSAKYNPEGMSGIINIILHKNSMDGFNGSFSSGITFAKRAKFNNSFNANYRTGKVNFFATLGNNSGEYLNGGYLYIDQDESTQLIDVRSKNRNEFFKVGVDYHINDKNTVSVYTNQSYGNQRFSVNSDVLLADPTLSFYSDDSFKNKNRNSIYNVAYKKLFKKEGETLDFEATYNHAKGNQNSFFVLNGIDTNQQDHTKAKDESTIINLDYVNPLTEKINLELGAEARITNTTNHYLTNRAGIENADFSYNFNIFSAYATLGQKFDKLSYKLGARLERYEVKADYQTTTQNEPFKNKYFTVYPSAYVNYEVNETNSLNLSISRRVDRPSISQTKPIRTFSTPRVTGIGNPELLPQFTNSIELAYTKKINKSSINANVYYRDIHDEISQVFLNDENANPDEFKMIQTYTNFSGNNSFGFELSANLKVTDWWDMQPSLDLSSMKQNGQLAVYNPTINQYVIEKHTVNTTPLNARLNNNFKITKNLRLTWFGFYRSSVKELQAEAKPMYKTDIGARYSFWDQKANINLRFNDVFNTLRYRVNTTNPYPGYGNFHWESQSLFVGFNVMFGGGKNRALQRKARENNESNKSGMF, encoded by the coding sequence ATGAACATTAAATTATTGCTTAGTTTGTTTATGCTTAACCTTGGGGTGGCATTTGCACAAAACAATGGTAAAGTAAGTGGTAAAGTTATAGATAGTGAAACTAGCGAATCTATTCCGTTTGCAACCTTACAAGTACTTTCTGACGGGGCTGTTTTACTTACTGACGTTACCGATTTAGACGGTAATTTTACTTTACGTAACTTACCATTAAAACCGTTACAACTTACCATTCAGTTTATTGGGTACCAAAACCTTACAAAACCTTTTGTGTTATCACAAAACATTCAGGACCTTAACTTAGGCAACGTTTTAATACAAAGCCAAGATATTCAGTTAGAAGAAGTAACCATTGTTGCTGAACGCTCTACAACCGAACAAAAAATTGACCGTAAGGTTATTAACGTAGGTCGAGATTTATCTACCGTAGGTGCAACTGCTTCAGATATTATGAATAACATTCCATCGGTAAACGTAGATCAGGATGGAAAACTTTCTTTACGCGGTAACAGCAATGTACGCGTTTTAGTTGACGGGCGCCCAAGCAATATGGATGTTGCGATGTTGTTAAAACAAATACCATCAACCGCCATTAAATCAATCGAAATTATTACCAATCCTTCGGCTAAATACAACCCAGAGGGTATGTCTGGAATTATTAATATCATTCTGCACAAAAACTCGATGGACGGGTTTAACGGTTCGTTTTCATCAGGCATTACCTTTGCTAAAAGAGCAAAATTTAACAACTCATTTAATGCCAATTACCGCACAGGTAAAGTAAACTTTTTTGCAACCTTAGGTAACAATTCGGGCGAATACTTAAACGGTGGGTATTTATATATTGATCAAGACGAATCTACACAGCTAATTGATGTAAGAAGTAAAAACAGAAATGAATTTTTTAAAGTTGGGGTAGATTATCACATTAACGATAAAAACACAGTTTCGGTTTACACCAATCAATCGTACGGTAACCAACGTTTCAGCGTGAATTCTGATGTTTTGTTGGCAGATCCAACCTTATCTTTTTACTCAGACGATTCGTTTAAAAACAAAAACAGAAACAGCATTTACAACGTAGCCTATAAAAAGTTATTTAAAAAAGAAGGCGAAACTTTAGATTTTGAAGCAACTTACAACCATGCAAAAGGCAATCAAAACAGCTTTTTTGTATTAAACGGCATTGACACCAACCAACAAGATCATACAAAAGCTAAAGATGAATCTACTATAATCAATTTAGATTATGTGAATCCATTAACAGAAAAAATTAATTTAGAATTAGGAGCCGAAGCCCGCATTACCAACACAACCAATCATTATCTAACCAATCGTGCAGGTATAGAAAATGCTGACTTTAGCTATAACTTTAATATATTTTCGGCATACGCAACCTTAGGGCAAAAGTTCGATAAATTATCGTACAAATTGGGTGCACGTTTAGAGCGTTACGAGGTAAAAGCCGATTACCAAACTACCACACAAAACGAACCGTTTAAAAACAAATATTTTACCGTTTACCCATCGGCATACGTAAATTACGAAGTAAACGAAACCAACAGCTTAAACTTAAGCATATCACGTCGTGTAGACCGCCCGTCTATATCACAAACCAAACCAATCAGAACCTTTTCTACCCCACGCGTAACCGGAATTGGTAACCCAGAGTTATTACCGCAGTTTACCAACTCGATAGAATTGGCATACACCAAAAAAATTAACAAAAGCAGCATAAACGCAAACGTGTATTACCGCGACATTCACGACGAAATTTCGCAAGTGTTTTTAAACGACGAAAATGCTAACCCAGACGAATTTAAAATGATTCAAACCTACACCAACTTTTCAGGTAACAATTCATTCGGATTCGAATTATCAGCCAACCTAAAAGTGACAGATTGGTGGGACATGCAACCCAGCTTAGATTTATCTAGCATGAAGCAAAACGGACAATTAGCCGTTTACAACCCAACAATAAACCAATATGTAATAGAAAAACACACTGTAAACACAACACCATTAAACGCACGTTTAAACAACAATTTTAAAATAACCAAAAACTTACGTTTAACTTGGTTTGGCTTTTACAGATCGTCTGTTAAAGAGTTACAAGCCGAAGCAAAGCCAATGTATAAGACTGATATTGGAGCACGTTACTCATTTTGGGACCAAAAAGCAAACATTAACTTACGCTTTAATGATGTTTTTAACACCCTACGCTACCGTGTAAATACAACCAACCCCTATCCAGGTTATGGTAACTTTCATTGGGAAAGTCAGTCTTTATTCGTTGGTTTTAACGTAATGTTTGGTGGCGGTAAAAACAGAGCTTTACAACGCAAAGCACGCGAAAATAACGAATCTAACAAATCAGGAATGTTTTAA
- the argS gene encoding arginine--tRNA ligase, with amino-acid sequence MTLTQLLTDQIQKAVQNLFEVSIDKVEFQATRKEFEGDITVVIFPLLKQVKSNPVELGNKIGTYLVENLSAISRFNVVSGFLNLVVSDSYYVNFFNTIKSNASFGTVAPNPSDKAIMVEYSSPNTNKPLHLGHVRNNLLGYSVAEIIKASGKKVYKTQVINDRGIHICKSMLAWQKFGEGVTPASSGKKGDKLVGDFYVAFDKEYKVQISELMAQGLSEDDAKKEAPIFKEAKQMLVDWEAGKPEVIELWKTMNQWVYDGFAVTYKNLGVDFDSYYYESNTYLLGKDVVEDGLARGVFYRKPDNSVWIDLTEEGLDEKLVLRSDGTSVYMTQDIGTAIQRIKDFPDVGGLVYTVGNEQDYHFKVLFLILKKLGFDWADHLYHLSYGMVDLPTGKMKSREGTVVDADELMDDMTQTAREISEELGKLDGYTDQEKNELFTIIGLGALKYYILKVDPKKRILFNPKESIDFAGNTGPFIQYAYARIQSILRKADFDITQNIELPELHEKEKELIKVMELFPNVIQDAAKNHSPALLANYIYDLVREYNSFYQTVSILGEEDEVKKVFRVQISKKVGEIIKLAFGLLGIQVPNRM; translated from the coding sequence ATGACGTTAACGCAACTCCTTACAGATCAAATTCAAAAAGCCGTACAAAATTTATTCGAAGTTTCTATTGATAAAGTAGAATTTCAGGCAACACGAAAAGAATTTGAAGGCGATATTACCGTTGTAATTTTTCCATTACTAAAACAAGTAAAATCTAATCCGGTAGAATTAGGTAACAAAATCGGAACCTATTTGGTAGAAAATCTTTCAGCAATTTCACGTTTTAACGTGGTTTCTGGTTTTTTAAACCTGGTAGTTTCTGACTCGTATTACGTAAACTTTTTTAACACCATTAAAAGCAATGCATCTTTTGGTACGGTAGCACCTAATCCTTCAGACAAAGCAATTATGGTAGAATATTCGTCGCCAAATACCAACAAACCGCTGCATTTAGGCCACGTACGTAACAACTTGTTAGGTTACTCGGTAGCCGAAATAATTAAAGCATCTGGTAAAAAAGTATATAAAACCCAAGTAATTAACGACCGCGGTATTCACATTTGCAAATCGATGCTGGCATGGCAAAAGTTTGGCGAAGGCGTAACTCCGGCATCATCTGGTAAAAAAGGCGATAAATTAGTGGGCGATTTTTATGTAGCTTTTGATAAAGAATATAAAGTTCAAATTAGCGAACTTATGGCGCAAGGCCTAAGTGAAGATGATGCCAAAAAAGAAGCACCTATTTTTAAAGAAGCCAAACAAATGTTGGTTGATTGGGAAGCTGGTAAACCTGAGGTTATTGAACTTTGGAAAACTATGAACCAATGGGTTTACGACGGGTTTGCTGTAACCTATAAAAATTTAGGAGTAGATTTTGATAGCTATTATTACGAATCAAATACCTATTTATTAGGAAAAGATGTAGTAGAAGATGGTTTAGCACGTGGCGTTTTTTATCGCAAACCAGATAACTCAGTTTGGATTGATTTAACCGAAGAAGGTTTAGATGAAAAATTGGTTTTACGTTCTGACGGAACTTCAGTTTACATGACTCAAGATATTGGTACGGCCATTCAGCGTATTAAAGATTTTCCTGATGTTGGTGGTTTGGTTTACACCGTAGGTAATGAGCAAGATTATCACTTTAAAGTACTTTTCTTAATCCTTAAAAAATTAGGATTTGATTGGGCCGATCATTTATACCATTTATCATACGGAATGGTAGATTTACCAACCGGAAAAATGAAATCGCGCGAAGGTACTGTAGTTGATGCCGATGAATTAATGGATGATATGACACAAACCGCTCGTGAAATATCTGAAGAATTAGGCAAATTAGATGGCTATACCGACCAAGAAAAAAATGAATTGTTTACCATTATTGGTTTAGGTGCCTTAAAATATTACATTTTAAAAGTAGATCCTAAAAAACGCATTTTGTTTAACCCGAAAGAATCTATTGATTTTGCTGGTAATACAGGGCCGTTTATTCAATATGCATACGCACGTATTCAATCTATTTTACGTAAAGCTGATTTTGATATTACTCAAAATATAGAATTACCAGAATTGCATGAAAAGGAAAAAGAACTAATTAAAGTAATGGAACTTTTCCCGAATGTAATTCAAGATGCAGCCAAAAATCATAGCCCAGCATTACTAGCTAATTATATTTATGATTTGGTACGTGAATACAACTCATTCTATCAAACCGTTTCTATTTTAGGGGAAGAAGATGAAGTTAAAAAAGTTTTTAGAGTACAAATTTCTAAAAAAGTAGGCGAAATTATTAAGTTGGCTTTCGGATTGTTAGGAATCCAGGTGCCAAATCGAATGTAA
- a CDS encoding GDSL-type esterase/lipase family protein, whose protein sequence is MVLSIVAFVLLKPFLPTKLFPEAQASLKNIVVDSLMLEALAEEEVVTQVVVSDSASTSNASSRKPNNYAFTETDYVGYQHLVAFFEKLHRLEQTGKGNVRIAYYGDSMNDGDMIVQDFRANFQDRFGGNGVGFVNIASESSASRGTVKHQHSKKWKTVSFVNTKSYSSPFGVSGNVFFANDTNASYWVNYEASYFKHLTSLAKPVLYYGKSKNKNGKLLVIQDKDTVYKTLNPSQLLNVLPLTDSGKKLKLVFQNADSIPFYGVDFESESGVYVDNFSNRGNSGLPLTSLKSDVLKAFDAKLQYDLIILQYGTNVLGNGSKNFGWYENRMKTVIAHLRAAMPNVAIVVVSVADKATKYNAQMQTDSAVVPLIQAQQNYARDTESGFINLYQLMGGSGAMVKWADGEPAKANKDYTHFNYRGSKLVADLLYDKFMLGYAEFLKQQKPDVATPIDSLTVSAKSN, encoded by the coding sequence ATGGTACTTTCCATAGTTGCTTTTGTTTTACTAAAGCCTTTTTTACCAACAAAACTTTTTCCAGAAGCGCAAGCATCTTTAAAAAATATTGTGGTAGATAGCTTAATGTTAGAAGCATTAGCGGAAGAAGAAGTTGTAACACAAGTTGTAGTTTCGGATTCGGCCTCAACTTCAAATGCTTCTTCACGCAAACCCAACAACTACGCGTTTACCGAAACCGATTATGTGGGCTACCAACATTTGGTTGCATTTTTCGAAAAACTACATCGTTTAGAACAAACCGGAAAAGGCAATGTTCGTATTGCTTATTATGGCGATTCTATGAACGATGGCGATATGATTGTGCAAGATTTTAGAGCCAATTTTCAGGATCGTTTTGGCGGTAATGGTGTGGGTTTTGTAAATATTGCTTCAGAATCTTCTGCATCTCGTGGTACTGTTAAACATCAGCATTCTAAAAAATGGAAAACCGTTTCGTTCGTAAACACCAAAAGTTATTCATCACCTTTTGGGGTAAGCGGTAATGTGTTTTTTGCTAACGATACCAATGCATCGTATTGGGTAAATTACGAAGCATCATACTTTAAACATTTAACCAGTTTAGCTAAACCGGTTTTATATTACGGAAAGTCAAAAAACAAAAACGGTAAGTTATTGGTAATTCAAGATAAAGATACGGTGTACAAAACGCTAAATCCGTCACAATTACTTAACGTTTTACCGTTAACAGATTCTGGTAAAAAATTAAAATTGGTGTTTCAAAACGCAGATTCCATTCCGTTTTACGGAGTTGATTTTGAAAGCGAGTCAGGGGTTTATGTAGATAATTTTTCTAACCGAGGCAATTCTGGCTTACCATTAACCAGTTTAAAATCGGATGTTTTAAAAGCTTTTGATGCTAAGTTGCAGTATGATTTAATAATTTTACAATACGGAACTAACGTTTTAGGTAACGGTTCTAAAAATTTTGGTTGGTACGAAAACCGAATGAAAACCGTTATTGCACATTTACGTGCTGCCATGCCTAATGTTGCTATTGTTGTTGTTTCGGTTGCGGATAAAGCAACCAAATACAACGCACAAATGCAAACCGATTCTGCTGTTGTTCCTTTAATTCAAGCGCAACAAAATTATGCTCGCGATACCGAATCAGGTTTTATTAACCTGTATCAATTAATGGGCGGTTCGGGTGCTATGGTGAAATGGGCTGACGGAGAACCAGCCAAAGCCAATAAAGATTATACGCATTTTAATTATCGCGGTTCTAAATTAGTTGCCGATTTATTATATGATAAGTTTATGTTGGGATACGCCGAGTTTTTAAAACAACAAAAACCTGATGTTGCCACACCAATTGATAGTTTAACCGTTTCTGCCAAATCAAATTAG
- a CDS encoding GDSL-type esterase/lipase family protein: MPFKNCICIFVFSIILSTYAQPFQDLIAEPVAADSAFISPLQPEPTNDPIVNAAALNSFFKQLQDLETTQKGKVRIVQVGDSHIQADFLTNAAKADLQQKFGNGGLGFVFPHKLAKTNGPNTITYKTNAMFTSSRNVRPVDEHPIGIAGYLLFTTNKNSAIEVTIRNEQDYVNTIKLIQPNNNRFFDVGLSTGKLIPFQNYASKPITHKVKAGETLSAIARNYKTTVDFIKKNNGLKSNTIAIGKVLKVGNEQQVIIDINTSDFEIIDLKNDGTSYAYNSDKLLSTFYLIPNQVGNEYFINGLVLENNKSGITYSGIGVNGAKLSDYNKFDLFFEQMQALAPNLLIVSFGTNESFDKVSVTDFMNQLEIFTTKVKQNNPNVAILVTTPPPSTLYKKYENTYINEYTQALVAFAQTSNKIAVFDMYHAMGGKQGVQQSKEKGFLAKDEVHYTKAGYEQQGKVLADALLQAYQNYISNK; the protein is encoded by the coding sequence ATGCCTTTTAAAAATTGTATTTGTATTTTCGTTTTTAGCATAATTTTATCTACTTATGCACAACCTTTTCAAGATTTAATTGCTGAACCTGTAGCTGCAGATTCTGCTTTTATTTCACCTTTACAACCGGAACCAACTAACGATCCGATTGTAAACGCAGCTGCGTTAAATTCTTTTTTTAAACAATTACAAGATTTAGAAACTACGCAAAAAGGCAAGGTTAGAATAGTACAGGTTGGTGATTCACATATTCAAGCCGATTTTTTAACCAATGCAGCTAAAGCTGATTTGCAACAAAAGTTTGGAAATGGCGGTTTGGGTTTTGTTTTTCCGCACAAATTAGCCAAAACAAACGGACCTAATACCATTACATATAAAACCAATGCCATGTTTACATCAAGCCGAAATGTACGTCCGGTTGATGAACATCCTATCGGAATTGCTGGTTATTTGTTGTTTACAACCAATAAAAATTCGGCTATTGAAGTTACCATTCGCAACGAACAAGATTATGTAAATACCATAAAGCTTATTCAACCCAATAACAATCGTTTTTTTGATGTAGGTTTAAGCACCGGTAAGTTAATTCCGTTTCAAAACTACGCATCCAAGCCCATTACACACAAAGTAAAAGCTGGTGAAACCTTGTCGGCCATTGCACGCAATTACAAAACAACGGTTGATTTTATTAAAAAAAATAACGGATTAAAATCGAATACCATTGCCATTGGTAAAGTTTTAAAAGTTGGTAACGAGCAACAAGTAATTATTGATATCAATACGTCAGATTTTGAAATTATTGATTTAAAAAATGATGGCACAAGCTACGCATACAATTCAGATAAGTTATTAAGTACCTTTTATTTAATTCCTAATCAAGTAGGTAATGAATATTTTATAAACGGCTTGGTGTTAGAAAACAATAAATCTGGAATTACTTACAGCGGAATTGGTGTAAACGGAGCAAAACTTTCTGATTACAACAAGTTTGATTTGTTTTTTGAGCAGATGCAAGCTTTAGCACCTAATTTATTAATTGTAAGTTTTGGTACTAATGAATCTTTCGATAAAGTTTCGGTAACCGATTTTATGAATCAGCTAGAAATTTTTACTACCAAAGTAAAACAAAACAATCCTAATGTTGCCATTTTGGTTACTACGCCACCGCCATCAACCTTATATAAAAAATACGAAAACACGTATATTAATGAATATACACAAGCGCTTGTAGCTTTTGCTCAAACCAGCAATAAAATTGCTGTGTTTGATATGTACCATGCAATGGGAGGCAAGCAAGGCGTTCAGCAAAGTAAAGAAAAAGGTTTTTTAGCTAAAGACGAAGTACATTATACCAAAGCTGGTTATGAACAACAAGGAAAAGTTTTAGCTGATGCGCTTTTACAAGCTTATCAAAATTATATTTCTAACAAGTAG
- a CDS encoding MBOAT family O-acyltransferase → MKNWFNQHIIPQFEFLNAETVQAWFTYNPAEPMLFNTARFFAMFLVFYSIYIALRKTFYPRLIYVICFSLFFYYLSSGAFFILIVVSSLFDYVVTKRMYYAKSEVTKKVIVTLSVIVNLGLLGYFKYMNFFIDSINTVSNSFIEFQKIALPVGISFFTFQSISYVVEIYRKEIKPTKSYIDYLFFISFFPQLVAGPIVRAKDFLSQIYTDLTITKEDMNQGMLLIIGGLIKKVVISDYISSNFVDRVYDLPTAYTPFENLMASYGYAIQIYCDFSGYSDMAIGIALLLGFKLPTNFNTPYQSKSITEFWRRWHISLSTWLKDFLYISVGGNRNGTFAGFLFPVLFFAAVLGWGIYMLDASIIPLLIAIGSLVVFCLSFLLSKNKERTMFTDVNLMTTMLLGGLWHGASLRYIVWGALHGVALAVHKLVLEYFPETDKKSFGKTLWQIFAVILTFNFVTFCWIFFRAKDFDTALQIITNIGKLTFDFNQWYIIYQGYANVFLVMLIGLVWHFLPTAWLQKIQAVFIQAPLVGKAIILALVYWLVFATAQEGPQPFIYFQF, encoded by the coding sequence ATGAAAAATTGGTTTAACCAACATATTATTCCGCAATTCGAGTTTTTAAATGCCGAAACCGTTCAAGCTTGGTTTACTTACAATCCGGCCGAACCTATGTTATTTAACACGGCTCGATTTTTTGCCATGTTTTTGGTGTTTTACAGCATTTATATTGCCTTACGTAAAACTTTTTACCCCCGTTTAATTTATGTAATTTGTTTTTCGTTATTTTTTTACTATTTATCTAGCGGAGCTTTTTTTATTCTTATTGTAGTTTCTTCACTGTTTGATTATGTTGTAACGAAACGCATGTATTATGCCAAATCTGAAGTTACCAAAAAAGTTATTGTTACGCTTAGCGTGATTGTTAACTTAGGGCTTTTGGGGTATTTTAAGTACATGAACTTTTTTATAGATTCTATAAACACGGTAAGTAATTCGTTTATAGAATTTCAAAAAATTGCACTTCCGGTCGGAATTTCTTTTTTTACTTTTCAATCTATAAGTTATGTAGTTGAGATTTACAGAAAAGAAATTAAACCTACCAAATCGTACATAGATTATCTGTTTTTTATATCCTTCTTCCCGCAATTGGTTGCCGGACCTATTGTTCGCGCCAAAGATTTTCTTTCGCAAATCTATACCGATTTAACCATCACGAAAGAGGATATGAATCAGGGAATGCTATTAATTATTGGAGGATTAATTAAAAAAGTTGTTATATCCGATTACATTTCATCCAACTTTGTTGATCGTGTGTACGATTTACCAACGGCTTATACTCCGTTTGAAAATTTAATGGCTTCTTACGGATATGCTATTCAAATTTATTGTGATTTTTCGGGTTATTCAGATATGGCCATTGGTATTGCTTTGTTATTAGGTTTTAAGTTACCAACTAACTTTAATACGCCATATCAATCGAAATCGATTACCGAATTTTGGCGCCGCTGGCACATTTCGTTATCTACTTGGTTAAAAGATTTTTTATATATTTCAGTAGGAGGGAACCGAAACGGAACCTTTGCTGGTTTTTTATTTCCGGTTTTGTTTTTTGCAGCTGTTTTAGGTTGGGGAATTTACATGTTAGATGCATCTATAATTCCATTACTTATAGCAATCGGTTCGTTGGTAGTTTTCTGTTTATCCTTTTTATTATCTAAAAACAAAGAACGCACCATGTTTACCGACGTAAACTTAATGACTACCATGTTGTTAGGTGGTTTATGGCACGGAGCAAGTTTGCGTTACATTGTTTGGGGTGCATTGCACGGGGTTGCTTTAGCTGTGCATAAATTGGTTTTAGAATATTTTCCTGAAACTGATAAAAAATCGTTTGGCAAAACTTTATGGCAAATATTCGCTGTTATTTTAACCTTTAACTTTGTAACGTTTTGTTGGATTTTTTTCCGAGCTAAAGATTTTGATACCGCATTACAAATTATAACCAATATTGGTAAACTAACGTTTGATTTTAACCAATGGTATATTATTTATCAAGGGTATGCCAATGTGTTTTTAGTAATGTTAATTGGTTTAGTTTGGCACTTTTTACCAACAGCCTGGTTACAAAAAATTCAAGCTGTATTTATTCAAGCGCCTTTGGTTGGTAAGGCTATTATTTTAGCTTTGGTTTATTGGTTGGTTTTTGCAACTGCACAAGAAGGCCCCCAACCATTTATTTATTTCCAGTTTTAA